The nucleotide sequence CAAGAAGGGCATTGGAACACAATGGAATCACAACTGTAGAACTGCTCGCTAGTTACAGCGAAAAAGAAATCCTGAAATATCATGGGATGGGGCCAGCATCTATGCCGAAGCTTCGGACAGCATTGAAGGAAAAGGGATTGTCATTCAAGAGCGAATGATTGGGCACATAGAATAAAAAAGGAGGAGCCGCGATAGGACAGCGACTTCTCCTTTTGCTTTTAATCCAAAAAGCGGGATCTGATCTGGGGGGTGGGAAGCATGCATTGTTCTGCTTTGCCCATCCACCGATAGCGATTTCTCGCGACCCAATCATAAATCGGATTGCGGACAGGTCTAGGGATGAGCCGAGCTACATTTGACAACAGAGGCCATCCACCTTGAAGCTTGCGGCCGACATGCAAGATCGCATCCGATTTTGTATATAGCTGTCCGTTGGCGATAAAGACCACGGATGACATGTCTTTTTCCTGATAGTTGTAATGAGACAAAATTTCCTGCGCTCTTTGTGACTGCAAGGAAGCAAAGTGAATGTGTCCATGCGGATCACGTTTCAAAATAAACTGCACGGCACCGTGGCATAGATGACAAACCCCATCAAACAGCAACAGGTACTCAGGATGGTCCAGTTCTCTGCCTGCTTTCATGAGACAGCCCTCCATACTTCAAGTGGTTTGGTCTAATTGCTTATCCTTAGCTCCATCATAACAAAGAAAGACAATGGTTCCCATACACAAACGATTATTCCGTCACAAACGCGAGTGTCCCTTGCTGGATCAGCTCTTCTGCCTTTACGAGATCAGGATACATTTCGCGGTCTTCATGCAGGCGGGGAATCACCCGGCGCAACTGCTCATAGGCTCTGGCTGTACCTGTCCCGAGATCTCCCGAGCCAAAATCGATAGCTTGTGCTGCTGCCAAATATTCAATAGCAAGCACCTTGCTGACATTCGATACAATCGTGCGAAGCTTGCGAGCAGAAGTCGTACCCATGCTGACATGGTCCTCCTGATTGGCAGATGACGGAATCGAATCGACCGATGCGGGATGGCAGAGCACTTTGTTTTCAGAAACAATGGAAGCGGCTACATATTGTGTAATCATAAATCCAGAATGGAGTCCGCCATTTTCGGTTAAGAATCCGGGAAGACCACTTAGCTGTGGATTGACGAGACGTTCGGTGCGTCTTTCGGAAATATTTGCAAGCTCAGCGATGGCAATGGCAAGAAAATCAGCTGCGAATGCCATTGGTTGACCATGGAAGTTCCCACCGGAGATGACGTCGCCTGTTTCCGTAAAAAGAATAGGGTTATCGGTGACGCTATTGCATTCGCGTGTAACCGTGGTCCATACATACTCGAGCGTATCACGAGTTGCACCATGTACTTGCGGGAGGCAACGAAGGCTGTAAGGATCTTGGACACGTAGCTCACCCTGCGCTGTGGTACGTTTGCTGCCGGATAAGTGCTGGAGCAAGCGCTTTGCTGATTCCTGCTGTCCTGGATGCGGGCGGACGAGATGGAGCTGGGGATCAAACGCTTTTGGAATTCCACGAAGCGCTTCAATCGTCATCGCCGCAATCAATTCAGCGCTTTCAAGCAGTACTCGCGAATCATACAAGGCGAGGCAAAGCTGTGCAGTCATTGCCTGTGTACCGTTAATAAGAGCGAGACCTTCTTTTGCCTCCAGTCGAATTGGGGAAAGACCCACTTCACTCAGGGCTTCTTTTCCAGATAGCCGCTTACCATTGACAAGCGCTTCACCTTTGCCGAGCATGACCAAAACCATATGAGCGAGAGGGGCTAGATCGCCGCTGGCACCAAGGGAGCCTTGCTGAGGAATAATTGGATGAACTCCTCGATTGCATAGTTCCACTAGCTGAAGTAATGTTTCTTCCCGAATTCCCGAATAGCCCTTTGCCAACGCATTGATGCGCAAAGCCATCATCGCACGAACAACTTCAACGGCATAAGGGTCGCCCATTCCGCAAGCATGACTCATAATCAAATTTTCTTGCAGCTTGCTTACGTCCTCATCCTGGATCATGACATCGGAGAATTTTCCGAAGCCAGTAGTGATTCCGTATACGACTTCCTGCTGGGATACCATTCTCTCCACCATAGCACGTGAAGCACGAACACGATGCAATGCTTCGTCGGTCAATTGAATGTGAGTGGCCTTTCTTGCAATGGAAACAACATCTTCGATACGCAATTGATCCCCATCTACTTTTACAACGTTTGCTTGCTGATTCATCTGTAATTTCCTCCTTTAGCAGAGCAGAGAACGAAAAGAGCGAGGGGTTAGGATATCATCTCCTAACCCCTCGCTCGAGAGCATGTATGTGATTGGATAAAAACGTGTAAGCCTGCATTCGTCGCGGCATACGTTCTTCCTCACTTTCGTTCATGTGCAACTGTCTGATTATTTTAGCTATTGCTATCATTGTATCAAATGCCTACGTGCAGTCAAGATGATCTTGTCACGGCTGCTTCCCTAGAGAGCAAAAAACGGGCTTAGTCCATTTTTTCAAACTGGGCGAGAGTCGTCTCTCGAGTTGGATAAATGTCATACCATGTACTGTGTTAGTTTATCCGAAAGGACGTGTAGAATTCCGTGGAAAAGCGACGTAAGATGCCGCCTATGCCTACCGCACTCCCAAGGCGTCCTAAAGAAATGCCGAAACCGCCTTCTTCAGCGATGCCATTGCCGTCTCCATCGATGCCGTCACCTATGAAGCCTTCTCCTGAAAAGCCCAAGTCGGAAAGTCCAATCAATCCGAATCATTCTATTCCTGCGCGCCCAATGCCACAAAAACCGATCATGCCTGCTCCCAATCTGGCTAACCCGAATGTGCCGAACGTGATGCCGCCAAATCGGATGCCAGCGAATCCAATGCCACCAAATCCGATGCCACCAAACCTCAAGCCGTCGAATCCAATGCCCATGCCCATGCCACCGAATCGGATGCCAGCAAACCCTATGCCTAACGCTTCACCGAATGTAAGGCCAAATGAGAGCCCAAACATGAAGCCAAATGTAAGGCCCAATGTGAGACCAAACGTGCGACCAAACGTGCGACCGAATGAGAGTCCAAACATGAGACCAAATGTCAGACCGAACGTAAGGCCAAACGAAAGTCCAAACATGAGGCCAAATGTTGGACCAAATGTAAGGCCAAATGTCAGACCAAATGTGCGGCCGAATGAAAGTCCAAACATGATGCCAAATTTAAGACCCAATATCAGACCAAATGTGCGGCCGAATGAAAGTCCAAACATGATGCCAAATCTTAGACCAAATATGAGACCGAATGTCAGGCCGAATGCGCGACCGAATGAGAACATAGGAAGAGATCTGGAGCTGTTCCTGTTCAAATTCCAATTCCATATGGACCGGATGCAGTATTTCCGCCACAAATGCGATGAGCATCGTGAAAATCGCCGCAAATACATGGAATACCGCAAACATTACAAGCATCATGAACGGAGAATGCACCATTATCATGACCGTTGCCAATTATGGAATGACGGTAGCAGTTCCTTTGGTCGAGGCTCATCATCTTCATCTTCGGGTGGCAGTAGCTCTTCCTCCGGATGCCATTGCGGACATAGACAGGGTCATAGACGAGGGCGTGGCTGCGGATGTTCATTTTGAAGCGCATGAGGAAGGACGCCAGCTCATTAAGCGGCGTCCTTTTCCATACTCAATTCGTAAATGCTTCAACCGCAACTCCTTTTTTCTTTAACTCGCGCCTCAATGTAAGAAGGGCATCATCTTTGTTTTTGCATTCCAATATGATGTCCACATTGTAATCCGCAAGCGCACTGACAAATGTAAGGAACGCCTCTGGATCAATATCGTCTGCATGGGCACGAAAATCATTCGCTGACTTAGGCGAGGACATATGCATCTTCGGCGTGCGCTCTCCCCAGGTTTGAATAATCCGGGGAAGGTATTCGGTCCAATCTTCGCCATCAGAATGGCAGTTGTGATGGTGAATATCGAGCACCATCGGCACACCGATCCGTTCGCACAGCTCCAATACCTCACGCATGGTAAAAGACATGTCATCGTTTTCCACGACTAAACGACGTTTGACGTTTTCAGGAAGCTGCTCGAAGTTGGATGCAAAACGCTCGAGAGAAGAGGCCTTGTCTTCGTATACGCCCCCCACGTGCGTCACCAAGACGGAATTATCGTCGAGCCCCAGTAAATCAAACACTTTTGCATGGTAGGAAAAATCGGCAATCGTCGATTCCAGCACAGAAGGCTTGTCGCTGTTCAATATGCTGTAATGTCCTGGATGAGCTGTCAAACGAATGCCATGATTGCGGATATAATTCCCTGCCTTTTGGAAGTCCCATGCGAATTCTTTTGCCCAATCCCATTGCGCTGCTACTGGATGAGTAGCCAGTGGCACAAATTCAGAAGGAAGTCGATACACAAAGATATGATTTTCTACATTATAAGCAAGCAAATCCATTAAATTGAAAAAGTTTGCCTGCATAACTTGCCGCAGCTTTTTTAACCGAGCTTGGGGATCTAATTTATTTACCTGGGCAACCGTCGTTTTTTTGTTTGGATTGTTTTTCGTCTTTACACTGATGCAGGCATAGCCCATACGGATCAAGGAAATCTCCCTCCTTTGCAGCAGCATTCCTTTGTAGTATCTCCAAAACGGGAACGTCGTCGGCTTCTTGCCAGAGAATTATAAAACGGATAAGATGGGAGAATGTCACAGGGACGTCGATGAACATTCCTTAAAAGCGCGGACGTTCTTCGTGAGTAGACTTCGGTAGAGGGTTTTGAAGGAGAATGTAATGAATAGTCTTGACCAATCCTATAGTATGACTCTGGTTTTTCTCTCCTATTTTATTTCAGCAATGTCGTCATACACAGCATTAGATCTAGGCGCACGTCTCCATTATGCAAAAGGCAGGGGACGTGTGTTTTGGTTATGTGCTGGAGCCGTTTCCATGGGGCTTGGTATTTGGGCTATGCATTTTGTTGCCATACTTGCCTTGCATCTGCCGATTGCCGTCCAGTATGATAACCTGATTGTATTTTTCTCGATTGTTTTGGCCGTTTTATCTTCAGCGCTTACGTTATGGATCGTGAGCGAGCAGTCCATGTCCAAAACGAGGGTAATAACAGGATCGGTTGTCATTGGGTCTGGTATCGCCGGAATGCATTATACAGGGATGGCAGCGATGATGATGAACGCCATTATTCTGTATGATTGGCTATGGTTTACCGTATCCATTTTTGTTGCCATCCTGGTTTCGATGGTTGCGTTGATTCTTACGTTTCAATTGCGTTCGGTAGACCCTGTAAAAGGTCTCTGGCGTAAAATTTTTGCAGGGCTGTTGATGGGGGCAGCCATTACCGGTATGCATTACACGGGTATGTACGCCACCACGTTCGTCGCTCACGAGCACCTGACAATCGCAGTGATCGCGCATGATGATTCGGGGCTGATCGCTACCATGATTGGCATTGTCATCGTGTTGATTCTGGTCGTGACCTTGGCTTCTGTATACGTGGACAAGCAATTCGCAGGGAAGACCATGCGTGTACTAGAAAGTGATCAGCGCTATAAATCGCTATTTGAGCACAATTACGACGGGGTGATCTTTTACTCGATCGATGGTAGCCAAAGCGTCATGAACCCTGCGGCGATGCGATTGACAAAGGAGCAGAGTCTGCCTCTCGAAAAATTAATGACGATGTGTGCTTCTGCAGATGCCGAGCTCATATCGACACATTTTACAAATGCAGTGCATGGTGAGGCGCACAACTACGAGATTACCTTGACCACAAGCGAGGGTCGCCAGCTTCATCTGAACATGACCCATACCCCCGTATTTGTCGATCAGCAGATTACGGGAGTCTTTATGATTGTGAG is from Brevibacillus brevis and encodes:
- a CDS encoding RNA polymerase alpha subunit C-terminal domain-containing protein, whose amino-acid sequence is MTTSKKTVRTCANGHSYVKSSDCPTCPICEQERKPDIGFLSQLSAPARRALEHNGITTVELLASYSEKEILKYHGMGPASMPKLRTALKEKGLSFKSE
- a CDS encoding thiol-disulfide oxidoreductase DCC family protein yields the protein MEGCLMKAGRELDHPEYLLLFDGVCHLCHGAVQFILKRDPHGHIHFASLQSQRAQEILSHYNYQEKDMSSVVFIANGQLYTKSDAILHVGRKLQGGWPLLSNVARLIPRPVRNPIYDWVARNRYRWMGKAEQCMLPTPQIRSRFLD
- the hutH gene encoding histidine ammonia-lyase, with product MNQQANVVKVDGDQLRIEDVVSIARKATHIQLTDEALHRVRASRAMVERMVSQQEVVYGITTGFGKFSDVMIQDEDVSKLQENLIMSHACGMGDPYAVEVVRAMMALRINALAKGYSGIREETLLQLVELCNRGVHPIIPQQGSLGASGDLAPLAHMVLVMLGKGEALVNGKRLSGKEALSEVGLSPIRLEAKEGLALINGTQAMTAQLCLALYDSRVLLESAELIAAMTIEALRGIPKAFDPQLHLVRPHPGQQESAKRLLQHLSGSKRTTAQGELRVQDPYSLRCLPQVHGATRDTLEYVWTTVTRECNSVTDNPILFTETGDVISGGNFHGQPMAFAADFLAIAIAELANISERRTERLVNPQLSGLPGFLTENGGLHSGFMITQYVAASIVSENKVLCHPASVDSIPSSANQEDHVSMGTTSARKLRTIVSNVSKVLAIEYLAAAQAIDFGSGDLGTGTARAYEQLRRVIPRLHEDREMYPDLVKAEELIQQGTLAFVTE
- the uvsE gene encoding UV DNA damage repair endonuclease UvsE, which codes for MIRMGYACISVKTKNNPNKKTTVAQVNKLDPQARLKKLRQVMQANFFNLMDLLAYNVENHIFVYRLPSEFVPLATHPVAAQWDWAKEFAWDFQKAGNYIRNHGIRLTAHPGHYSILNSDKPSVLESTIADFSYHAKVFDLLGLDDNSVLVTHVGGVYEDKASSLERFASNFEQLPENVKRRLVVENDDMSFTMREVLELCERIGVPMVLDIHHHNCHSDGEDWTEYLPRIIQTWGERTPKMHMSSPKSANDFRAHADDIDPEAFLTFVSALADYNVDIILECKNKDDALLTLRRELKKKGVAVEAFTN